A stretch of DNA from Papio anubis isolate 15944 chromosome 4, Panubis1.0, whole genome shotgun sequence:
TCTCAGGTTGGGCGTGGAGAGGGTGGCATGTCGTATGATGGGGTGGTCCCTTGGGGTGTGCTGAATGCTGCTTGGGGTTTCTTCCTGAGCCAGTGCTGCGGGAGTTGAAAATGCAGGGCTGGCCCTTCTCCCCTTTGTGGGCCCCTTGGGGCAGGGGCTTGGGGGCTCTGTCTCTTGCACCTGCTGTGAGGGTCCATCCAGAATCACAAGTCACTCAGGGATGGGGGTACAGGAGAGAAAAGGTCTCTGGGGGTATTCGCAGCTTGGGACACCTCCTCCACGGAGCCCTCTCCCATTGCTCCCTGGGCCTCTTGAGCCTCAAGCAAGAAAATGGCCAGGACTGGGTGATGAGCAGCCCCTGGCTGCCCTTTTGGCCCAGGTGTAGGTCTGGTCAAGCTGTTGGAGCTGCCTCCCCACACAGGATGAGTTCCCAGGGAAGAGAGGCCACAGCAGGATCCAGAGGGCGCCCCCTTCCCAGAGCCTGGGCCCAGGCGAGGCCAACAGCTCTGACAGTGTGGAAATGCAACAAAGTCCTGAGTGAGCAACTCCCTTCTAGGAAGTTGATTCCAGTGAGAAAGGTGGGGGCTTCCAGAGTCTCTGTCCCTGCTCCTGCTGCACCCCAGTTAGGGCCCTGGGCTGTCCCACCGAATGACTGAGGGAAAAGGCCCGCTGGGTTCCCCAGCGGGATGGCAGGCAGCCCAGGTCCTGACAAGGCCAGGTCTCCTGCCCCGCCAGGTTGCGAGCACGTGTGGGGAGCACTTCCCCGTGGAGCCTGGGTGCTGTGGGGCTGTGGCATCCTCCCTGTGCTGGCGGTCACTGCTCTCACTGGCCCAGCATGCAGGCCTTCTTACAGGCCACCGCCGAGACCAGGGCCGCGCCccggccactgccctcctccGACTCGATGAAGGTGATCTCGCAGCTGGGCGTCAGCCTGCGCACGCTAGCGTGGAACCGCTCCTTGAAGCTGGGCAGAAGAGAAGCAGGGCTGCcgtccctcctcccagcccatcCTCCACATTCATTACCGGGCATCCTGCACGAAGTCGACCCTTCCCCCAAATCTAGGCCAAGGGGGACGAGAAGAGGATTACACAAAATCTTGGAGCTTGGGAGCCACAAGGAACC
This window harbors:
- the GCK gene encoding hexokinase-4 isoform X5; translated protein: MCSAGLAGVINRMRESRSEDVMRITVGVDGSVYKLHPSFKERFHASVRRLTPSCEITFIESEEGSGRGAALVSAVACKKACMLGQ